One region of Malania oleifera isolate guangnan ecotype guangnan chromosome 6, ASM2987363v1, whole genome shotgun sequence genomic DNA includes:
- the LOC131157058 gene encoding serine/threonine-protein kinase BLUS1 isoform X1 → MEKKKYPIGPEHYTLYEEVGQGVSASVHRALCIPFNEIVAIKILDFERDNTDLNNISREAQTMILIDHPNVLKSHCSFVSDHNLWVVMPFMAGGSCLHILKAAYPDGFEEVVIATVLREVLKGLEYLHHHGHIHRDVKAGNILIDARGAIKLGDFGVSACLFDSGDRQRMRNTFVGTPCWMAPEVMEQLHGYDFKADIWSFGITALELAHGHAPFSKYPPMKVLLMTLQNAPPGLDYERDRKFSKSFKQMIASCLVKDPSKRPTAKKLLKHYFFKQARSNDYIARTLLEGLPALGDRMKELKRKEEDMLAQKKMPDGQKEEISQNEYKRGISGWNFNLEDVKAQASLIPDVDEATSERDQGGSSSSQIAETEDNDLIQNQLAPISLVDSAVNNNTKAKCDKSDDESSIASSSHENHISRTSSPCHDDHFENTLGEKPDLEVSGRFSGVVSINVHQRKGSLSGNTNLPEVITPSFRGESDKMQNQAADDAHYDILSRASKSSANSDEFDEKAKVPVVQQKGRFKVTSENVDLEKVVPSPILQKSHSLQVGNFEVLTHLHAISLPSPSDASSLNLLSHSLFPMLHSVLQTNILQRESILSLMKLVSVGDSTAFRSVDGASTPVTAVVTEKSLLEAAHDREKELLHVVTELQWRLLCAQEELQKFKTDNAQV, encoded by the exons ATGGAGAAGAAGAAGTATCCGATTGGACCGGAGCATTATACGTTGTATGAGGAGGTAGGCCAGGGCGTGAGCGCATCGGTTCATCGTGCCCTGTGTATTCCTTTTAATGAAATTGTTGCGATCAAGATTCTCGACTTCGAGCGTGACAATACCGATCTG AATAACATTTCTCGTGAAGCACAAACAATGATCTTGATTGATCATCCCAATGTTCTTAAGTCGCACTGCTCCTTTGTTAGCGATCATAATCTGTGGGTTGTCATGCCATTCATGGCTGGGGGTTCTTGTCTTCACATATTGAAGGCTGCATATCCAGATGGTTTTGAGGAGGTTGTTATAGCAACAGTATTACGTGAGGTCTTGAAGGGTTTGGAGTATCTTCATCACCATGGGCACATACATCGAGATGTCAAA GCTGGCAATATTCTCATTGATGCACGTGGTGCAATCAAGCTGGGAGATTTTGGTGTTTCTGCCTGTCTTTTTGATTCGGGTGATAGGCAACGCATGAGAAATACATTTGTTGGTACACCTTGCTG GATGGCGCCTGAGGTAATGGAGCAATTACACGGTTATGACTTCAA GGCTGATATCTGGTCTTTTGGTATAACGGCGTTGGAGCTTGCCCACGGACATGCTCCTTTCTCAAAGTATCCCCCAATGAAG GTACTGCTTATGACCTTGCAAAATGCACCTCCTGGCTTGGATTATGAAAGAGATAGAAAGTTTTCGAAG TCTTTTAAGCAGATGATTGCTAGTTGCTTGGTAAAAGATCCTTCAAAACGCCCGACTGCAAAAAAGTTGTTAAAGCATTACTTTTTCAAGCAAGCCAGGTCAAATGATTATATAGCACGCACACTTTTAGAGGGGCTGCCTGCTCTTGGTGATAGAATGAAGGAATTAAAG agaaaagaagaagatatgCTTGCACAGAAGAAAATGCCAGATGGGCAAAAGGAGGAAATATCACAG AATGAATATAAACGAGGGATTAGTGGTTGGAATTTCAATCTTGAAGATGTGAAGGCCCAGGCTTCCCTG ATCCCAGATGTTGATGAAGCTACCTCAGAAAGGGACCAAGGAGGCAGCTCAAGTTCACAGATTGCCGAAACA GAAGATAATGATCTGATACAGAATCAACTAGCTCCTATTTCATTAGTTGACTCAGCCGTGAATAATAATACCAA AGCTAAATGTGACAAATCCGATGATGAATCAAGCATCGCTAGTTCAAGCCATGAAAACCATATTTCGCGGACTTCTTCTCCCTGTCATGATGATCATTTTGAAAATACTTTGGGTGAAAAGCCTGATTTAGAGGTCAGCGGAAGATTCTCGGGTGTTGTGTCTATCAATGTTCATCAGAGGAAGGGGAGTTTATCAGGCAATACAAATTTACCCGAAGTTATTACCCCATCTTTTAGAGGGGAGAG TGATAAGATGCAGAATCAGGCAGCAGATGATGCACATTATGACATACTCTCTAGAGCTTCAAAGTCATCAG CAAACAGCGATGAATTTGATGAGAAAGCAAAGGTGCCAGTTGTTCAGCAAAAGGGACGTTTCAAAGTTACATCTGAGAATGTTGACTTAGAAAAG GTGGTCCCATCTCCTATTCTGCAAAAGAGTCACAGCTTGCAGGTTGGTAATTTTGAG GTGCTTACCCACCTTCATGCAATTTCTCTACCATCACCATCTGATGCTTCATCATTGAATCTTCTCAGCCATTCTCTTTTTCCGATGTTGCATTCTGTTTTGCAGACAAATATACTACAAAGG GAGAGTATTCTGAGTCTAATGAAGCTAGTGTCTGTTGGTGACTCAACAG CTTTTCGCTCAGTCGACGGAGCATCTACACCAGTTACTGCAGTTGTGACAGAGAAATCTTTG CTGGAGGCAGCTCATGATAGGGAGAAGGAATTACTCCATGTAGTAACTGAGTTGCAGTGGAG GCTTTTATGTGCCCAAGAAGAACTCCAGAAATTTAAAACAGATAATGCTCAG GTTTGA
- the LOC131157058 gene encoding serine/threonine-protein kinase BLUS1 isoform X2 produces MEKKKYPIGPEHYTLYEEVGQGVSASVHRALCIPFNEIVAIKILDFERDNTDLNNISREAQTMILIDHPNVLKSHCSFVSDHNLWVVMPFMAGGSCLHILKAAYPDGFEEVVIATVLREVLKGLEYLHHHGHIHRDVKAGNILIDARGAIKLGDFGVSACLFDSGDRQRMRNTFVGTPCWMAPEVMEQLHGYDFKADIWSFGITALELAHGHAPFSKYPPMKVLLMTLQNAPPGLDYERDRKFSKSFKQMIASCLVKDPSKRPTAKKLLKHYFFKQARSNDYIARTLLEGLPALGDRMKELKRKEEDMLAQKKMPDGQKEEISQNEYKRGISGWNFNLEDVKAQASLIPDVDEATSERDQGGSSSSQIAETEDNDLIQNQLAPISLVDSAVNNNTKAKCDKSDDESSIASSSHENHISRTSSPCHDDHFENTLGEKPDLEVSGRFSGVVSINVHQRKGSLSGNTNLPEVITPSFRGESDKMQNQAADDAHYDILSRASKSSANSDEFDEKAKVPVVQQKGRFKVTSENVDLEKVVPSPILQKSHSLQVLTHLHAISLPSPSDASSLNLLSHSLFPMLHSVLQTNILQRESILSLMKLVSVGDSTAFRSVDGASTPVTAVVTEKSLLEAAHDREKELLHVVTELQWRLLCAQEELQKFKTDNAQVNYL; encoded by the exons ATGGAGAAGAAGAAGTATCCGATTGGACCGGAGCATTATACGTTGTATGAGGAGGTAGGCCAGGGCGTGAGCGCATCGGTTCATCGTGCCCTGTGTATTCCTTTTAATGAAATTGTTGCGATCAAGATTCTCGACTTCGAGCGTGACAATACCGATCTG AATAACATTTCTCGTGAAGCACAAACAATGATCTTGATTGATCATCCCAATGTTCTTAAGTCGCACTGCTCCTTTGTTAGCGATCATAATCTGTGGGTTGTCATGCCATTCATGGCTGGGGGTTCTTGTCTTCACATATTGAAGGCTGCATATCCAGATGGTTTTGAGGAGGTTGTTATAGCAACAGTATTACGTGAGGTCTTGAAGGGTTTGGAGTATCTTCATCACCATGGGCACATACATCGAGATGTCAAA GCTGGCAATATTCTCATTGATGCACGTGGTGCAATCAAGCTGGGAGATTTTGGTGTTTCTGCCTGTCTTTTTGATTCGGGTGATAGGCAACGCATGAGAAATACATTTGTTGGTACACCTTGCTG GATGGCGCCTGAGGTAATGGAGCAATTACACGGTTATGACTTCAA GGCTGATATCTGGTCTTTTGGTATAACGGCGTTGGAGCTTGCCCACGGACATGCTCCTTTCTCAAAGTATCCCCCAATGAAG GTACTGCTTATGACCTTGCAAAATGCACCTCCTGGCTTGGATTATGAAAGAGATAGAAAGTTTTCGAAG TCTTTTAAGCAGATGATTGCTAGTTGCTTGGTAAAAGATCCTTCAAAACGCCCGACTGCAAAAAAGTTGTTAAAGCATTACTTTTTCAAGCAAGCCAGGTCAAATGATTATATAGCACGCACACTTTTAGAGGGGCTGCCTGCTCTTGGTGATAGAATGAAGGAATTAAAG agaaaagaagaagatatgCTTGCACAGAAGAAAATGCCAGATGGGCAAAAGGAGGAAATATCACAG AATGAATATAAACGAGGGATTAGTGGTTGGAATTTCAATCTTGAAGATGTGAAGGCCCAGGCTTCCCTG ATCCCAGATGTTGATGAAGCTACCTCAGAAAGGGACCAAGGAGGCAGCTCAAGTTCACAGATTGCCGAAACA GAAGATAATGATCTGATACAGAATCAACTAGCTCCTATTTCATTAGTTGACTCAGCCGTGAATAATAATACCAA AGCTAAATGTGACAAATCCGATGATGAATCAAGCATCGCTAGTTCAAGCCATGAAAACCATATTTCGCGGACTTCTTCTCCCTGTCATGATGATCATTTTGAAAATACTTTGGGTGAAAAGCCTGATTTAGAGGTCAGCGGAAGATTCTCGGGTGTTGTGTCTATCAATGTTCATCAGAGGAAGGGGAGTTTATCAGGCAATACAAATTTACCCGAAGTTATTACCCCATCTTTTAGAGGGGAGAG TGATAAGATGCAGAATCAGGCAGCAGATGATGCACATTATGACATACTCTCTAGAGCTTCAAAGTCATCAG CAAACAGCGATGAATTTGATGAGAAAGCAAAGGTGCCAGTTGTTCAGCAAAAGGGACGTTTCAAAGTTACATCTGAGAATGTTGACTTAGAAAAG GTGGTCCCATCTCCTATTCTGCAAAAGAGTCACAGCTTGCAG GTGCTTACCCACCTTCATGCAATTTCTCTACCATCACCATCTGATGCTTCATCATTGAATCTTCTCAGCCATTCTCTTTTTCCGATGTTGCATTCTGTTTTGCAGACAAATATACTACAAAGG GAGAGTATTCTGAGTCTAATGAAGCTAGTGTCTGTTGGTGACTCAACAG CTTTTCGCTCAGTCGACGGAGCATCTACACCAGTTACTGCAGTTGTGACAGAGAAATCTTTG CTGGAGGCAGCTCATGATAGGGAGAAGGAATTACTCCATGTAGTAACTGAGTTGCAGTGGAG GCTTTTATGTGCCCAAGAAGAACTCCAGAAATTTAAAACAGATAATGCTCAGGTTAATTATCTATAA